One genomic window of Sulfurovum lithotrophicum includes the following:
- a CDS encoding DUF1882 domain-containing protein, whose protein sequence is MKVFDLDLNDGHYYIKHNTIVEKIHFDNRTFYAKFERIEEPLTPLLLTQHLNKQYTIAAPLLDKEGLTNYLVLEYRGDEHQRFYYLVKQLFRTFGIKDYHIYRGKHEETIQVFIEVKPLTLQEADDALQKISDALKEKLGKKWKTLPSASLPEAYNIVTLPYKEI, encoded by the coding sequence TTGAAGGTATTTGATTTAGATCTCAACGACGGTCACTACTACATCAAACACAATACGATCGTCGAAAAGATCCATTTCGACAATCGTACCTTCTATGCCAAGTTCGAGCGCATAGAAGAGCCCCTCACCCCGCTTCTGCTTACCCAGCACCTCAACAAACAGTATACCATCGCCGCACCGCTTCTGGACAAAGAGGGGCTCACCAACTATCTTGTACTCGAGTACAGAGGCGATGAGCACCAGCGTTTCTACTACCTTGTCAAACAGCTCTTCAGAACATTTGGCATAAAAGACTACCACATCTACCGGGGTAAGCATGAAGAAACCATCCAGGTCTTCATAGAGGTCAAACCGCTTACACTGCAAGAGGCTGACGATGCACTGCAAAAGATCTCCGATGCCCTCAAAGAGAAACTGGGGAAGAAGTGGAAAACACTGCCTTCTGCCTCCCTGCCTGAAGCATATAATATCGTTACGCTCCCCTATAAAGAGATTTAA
- a CDS encoding serine hydroxymethyltransferase — translation MSYAIETFDPEIFQAIENELERQTNHLEMIASENFTIPAVMEAMGSVFTNKYAEGYPYKRYYGGCEYADVVEQLAIDRACELFDCNYANVQPHSGSQANGAVYAALIKAGDKILGMDLSHGGHLTHGSKPSFSGKNYHSFTYGVELDGRINYDRVMEIAKIVQPKIIVCGASAYAREIDFKKFREIADEVGAILFADIAHIAGLVCAGEHPSPFPYADVVTTTTHKTLAGPRGGMIMTNDEDIAKKINSAIFPGLQGGPLVHVIAAKAVGFKHNLSDEWKVYAKQVKANANKLAEVLVARGYDVVSGGTDNHLVLVSFLDKEFSGKDADAALGAAGITVNKNTVPGETRSPFVTSGIRIGSPALTSRGMKEAEFEIIANKIADVLDNVNDSELHAKIKEEMKELASNFVIYDKPIY, via the coding sequence ATGTCATATGCCATAGAAACGTTTGACCCTGAGATCTTCCAGGCGATCGAAAATGAACTAGAGAGACAGACGAACCACCTTGAGATGATCGCATCAGAGAACTTCACCATTCCTGCTGTCATGGAAGCAATGGGTTCTGTATTTACCAACAAATATGCAGAGGGTTACCCGTACAAGAGATATTACGGCGGATGCGAATATGCCGATGTGGTAGAACAGCTTGCTATCGACAGGGCCTGCGAACTCTTTGACTGCAACTATGCAAATGTACAGCCCCACTCCGGCTCACAGGCGAACGGTGCCGTCTATGCGGCGCTGATCAAAGCCGGGGACAAAATACTTGGTATGGACCTCAGCCACGGCGGTCACCTCACTCACGGCTCAAAACCCAGTTTTTCCGGTAAAAACTACCACAGCTTTACCTACGGTGTCGAGCTTGACGGGCGTATCAACTATGACAGAGTCATGGAGATTGCAAAGATCGTACAACCGAAGATCATCGTCTGCGGCGCTTCCGCCTATGCCAGAGAGATCGACTTCAAGAAGTTCAGGGAGATCGCCGATGAAGTAGGCGCGATCCTCTTTGCGGACATCGCGCACATCGCGGGCCTTGTCTGTGCCGGTGAGCACCCAAGCCCCTTCCCGTATGCCGACGTGGTCACGACAACGACACACAAAACACTTGCAGGACCTCGTGGCGGTATGATCATGACCAACGATGAAGACATTGCCAAGAAGATCAACTCTGCCATCTTCCCGGGTCTCCAGGGCGGACCGCTTGTTCATGTAATCGCTGCCAAAGCAGTCGGTTTCAAGCACAACCTTTCTGATGAATGGAAAGTCTATGCAAAACAGGTAAAAGCCAATGCCAACAAGCTGGCTGAAGTACTGGTAGCCAGAGGTTACGACGTCGTTTCCGGCGGAACAGACAACCACCTTGTGCTTGTCTCCTTCCTCGATAAAGAATTCTCAGGGAAAGATGCTGATGCGGCACTCGGAGCTGCGGGTATCACTGTGAACAAGAACACGGTTCCGGGAGAGACAAGAAGCCCGTTCGTGACTTCAGGTATCCGTATCGGTTCGCCTGCATTGACAAGCCGTGGTATGAAAGAAGCGGAGTTTGAGATCATCGCCAACAAGATCGCTGATGTACTCGACAATGTCAACGACAGCGAACTGCATGCAAAGATCAAAGAGGAAATGAAGGAACTTGCTTCCAACTTCGTGATCTACGATAAGCCGATCTACTAA
- a CDS encoding ferredoxin-thioredoxin reductase catalytic domain-containing protein gives MMQQLDMSSPEFLAELEKTKKFTDKVCEQFGFKYHPMEDVNEGVQLGLARHKMLYGKRFCPCFMVEPDESKPGKFKSSDDRICPCPQALNDEIPNEGKCHCGIFCTPEYVAENS, from the coding sequence ATGATGCAGCAACTGGATATGAGTTCCCCCGAATTTTTGGCAGAACTGGAAAAGACTAAAAAATTTACGGATAAAGTATGTGAGCAGTTCGGATTCAAATACCATCCTATGGAGGATGTCAATGAAGGCGTACAGCTTGGATTGGCCAGACACAAAATGCTTTACGGTAAAAGATTCTGCCCCTGTTTCATGGTAGAACCCGATGAGTCCAAGCCGGGTAAATTCAAGAGTTCCGATGACCGTATCTGTCCCTGTCCCCAGGCACTGAACGATGAGATCCCCAATGAAGGGAAGTGTCACTGTGGTATTTTCTGCACACCTGAATACGTGGCAGAAAACAGTTAG
- a CDS encoding CvpA family protein, translated as MENFSMVDFNYFDVTISAIVLLLGIKGFMNGFIKEIFGLAGLVAGVYLGSRFADTAATFINDNFLQMQNPTLLKLLGFLAVLIIVWLGATLLGSILSKLTSASGLSFIDRLFGFIAGGGKYFIIFALIVTALSNVTLVKENLGKYVKDSLLYPYLLEVGSKIIHLDPASLGLGNASKTKMLKDIANLNRDKENNSSAENNTSAPAQ; from the coding sequence ATGGAAAATTTTTCAATGGTCGATTTCAACTATTTTGATGTTACCATAAGTGCCATCGTCCTGCTCTTGGGTATCAAAGGCTTTATGAACGGTTTCATCAAAGAGATCTTCGGACTTGCAGGACTGGTTGCAGGGGTCTATTTGGGATCACGCTTTGCCGATACGGCAGCAACTTTCATCAATGACAATTTTCTGCAGATGCAGAACCCTACCCTGCTCAAACTTCTCGGATTCCTCGCAGTGCTGATCATTGTCTGGCTGGGAGCGACGCTGCTGGGTTCCATTCTCTCCAAACTGACAAGTGCAAGCGGACTCAGTTTCATCGACAGGCTTTTCGGTTTCATAGCAGGCGGTGGAAAATATTTCATCATTTTTGCCCTGATCGTAACGGCACTCTCCAATGTCACTCTGGTCAAGGAGAACCTTGGCAAATATGTCAAAGACTCCCTGTTATACCCCTACCTTCTGGAAGTAGGCTCCAAGATCATCCATCTTGACCCTGCCTCTCTGGGACTGGGCAATGCCTCCAAAACCAAAATGCTTAAAGATATTGCGAACCTCAACAGAGACAAAGAAAACAACAGCTCGGCAGAGAACAATACTTCTGCCCCCGCACAGTAA
- a CDS encoding metallophosphoesterase — MRTYIIGDVHGHYDTLCTLVDRLPKNARLVFVGDLIDRGPKSRDVVRFVHEGGHTPVEFGVEIEKSYVNVDTGCYSNTYGFGELSAYCVETGEVVKVNRRLEELRMDEKTNKPTKTS, encoded by the coding sequence GTGAGAACATACATCATAGGAGACGTACACGGGCATTACGATACGCTTTGTACATTGGTGGACAGACTGCCGAAAAATGCCAGACTTGTTTTTGTAGGAGACCTCATAGACAGAGGGCCAAAAAGCAGAGATGTTGTGAGGTTTGTACATGAGGGAGGACATACACCTGTGGAGTTTGGAGTAGAGATAGAAAAGAGTTATGTGAATGTAGATACAGGATGCTACTCAAACACCTATGGTTTTGGAGAGCTTTCAGCTTACTGTGTAGAGACGGGTGAAGTTGTGAAGGTTAATAGACGGCTTGAAGAACTCAGAATGGACGAGAAGACAAATAAGCCTACCAAGACATCCTGA
- a CDS encoding type IV pilus twitching motility protein PilT translates to MAEFDIKKLLQSVVKHGASDLHLVTDAEPQIRLDGALKPVNLPKLTGEDIEEMCYSMITEKQKQHFEEHDELDFALYLPGIGRFRANYYRTLGNVAAAFRVIPIEIPSLDDLGTPLIFKKLIKREKGLILVTGPTGSGKSTTLAALLNEINLNEQKHIITVEDPVEFIHTNKKCVFSHRGVGEDTKSFATALKFAMRQDPDVILIGEMRDKETIEAALTAAETGHLVFGTLHTSSAPGTINRIIDVFTGDEQPQIRAMISTSLVAVIAQSLLPKLGGGRVASHEILVTNHAISNLIREDKVHQIYSQMQLGQEGTGMQTQTQALLKYIRDGKISREIAIQFSNKPEELTKAL, encoded by the coding sequence ATGGCTGAATTCGACATCAAAAAACTGTTACAAAGTGTTGTGAAACATGGCGCATCCGACCTTCACCTGGTCACGGATGCGGAACCCCAGATAAGACTCGACGGTGCACTCAAGCCGGTCAATCTTCCCAAACTGACCGGTGAAGATATCGAAGAGATGTGCTATTCGATGATCACTGAGAAACAGAAGCAGCATTTTGAAGAGCATGATGAGCTTGACTTCGCCCTGTACCTGCCGGGGATCGGCCGCTTCAGAGCGAACTACTACCGTACCCTTGGCAATGTCGCTGCTGCATTCAGGGTCATTCCCATCGAGATCCCTTCCCTCGATGATCTGGGTACACCCCTGATTTTTAAAAAGCTGATCAAACGTGAAAAAGGGCTCATCCTTGTGACCGGGCCTACAGGTTCGGGTAAGTCGACCACACTGGCCGCCCTTCTGAACGAGATCAATCTCAATGAACAGAAACATATTATTACGGTTGAAGATCCTGTGGAATTCATTCATACCAATAAAAAGTGTGTCTTCTCTCACAGAGGGGTCGGAGAGGATACCAAAAGCTTTGCCACGGCTCTCAAATTTGCCATGCGTCAGGATCCGGATGTCATCCTGATCGGGGAGATGAGGGACAAAGAGACGATCGAAGCGGCACTGACCGCGGCGGAGACAGGCCACCTCGTCTTCGGCACACTGCATACCTCTTCGGCACCGGGAACCATCAACCGTATCATCGATGTATTCACCGGTGATGAACAGCCCCAGATCAGAGCTATGATATCCACCTCGCTTGTTGCTGTCATCGCTCAGTCACTTCTGCCAAAACTTGGCGGAGGACGTGTTGCTTCACATGAAATCCTTGTGACCAACCATGCGATCTCCAACCTGATCCGTGAAGACAAGGTACACCAGATCTATTCGCAGATGCAGCTCGGTCAGGAAGGTACAGGTATGCAAACACAGACCCAGGCGCTCCTTAAATATATCAGAGACGGAAAGATCAGTCGCGAGATAGCCATACAGTTCTCCAACAAGCCAGAAGAACTCACGAAAGCCCTCTAA
- a CDS encoding Fur family transcriptional regulator: MITYPILLEKFKALLKSNSLKFTKQRELILKFLYENEGHFTPEDIYMLIKKEYPDVNIGITTVYRTLTLLENEGIASSISFGVQGKKYELGLKKHHDHLICTSCGKIIEFYDDTIERQQEKIAEKYNFKMTDHTMKIIGLCEKCRNQK, encoded by the coding sequence ATGATCACCTACCCGATTCTTCTTGAGAAGTTCAAAGCACTCTTAAAGAGCAATTCACTCAAGTTCACCAAGCAGAGAGAATTGATCTTGAAGTTCCTTTATGAAAATGAAGGGCATTTTACACCGGAAGATATCTATATGCTCATCAAAAAAGAGTACCCTGATGTCAATATAGGAATCACAACGGTCTATAGAACACTTACCCTGCTGGAGAATGAGGGAATCGCCAGTTCCATCTCTTTTGGTGTACAGGGAAAAAAATATGAACTGGGGCTCAAAAAGCATCATGACCATCTTATCTGTACCTCTTGCGGCAAGATCATTGAATTCTATGATGACACCATTGAGAGACAGCAGGAAAAAATCGCAGAGAAATACAACTTCAAGATGACCGATCATACCATGAAAATCATTGGCCTTTGTGAAAAGTGCCGAAACCAAAAATAA
- the lysS gene encoding lysine--tRNA ligase, which yields MIFDNQYIQERIKKTEKLREEGINPYPANTVKGMPSSDFFEHYAYVKEQTADEKKDEQQIVTLTGRIKFIRIMGKAAFAKIEDSDGLVQIYYNRDDLPEGYYNTVAKKLFEVGDIIEATGYPFVTQTGELTLHCRDLKIVSKAIMPLPEKFHGLTDHEIRYRQRYLDMIMNPEVKETFIMRSRIVSLIRRFFEDHSFLEVETPMMHPIPGGANAKPFVTHHNALGVDRYLRIAPELYLKRLTVGGMEAVFEINRNFRNEGMDQTHNPEFTSIEFYWAYHNYLDLMQLTEELFEYIFAQLQMDKTITYGEYEIDCSTPFAKVPFVEALTSIGEVPKEVANDREKAIAYLKEHGVEVNPNLTLGYLQAELFDEFVEGKLINPTFITDYPIDISPLSRRSDDNPDIAERFELFMAGKEIANGFNELNDPIDQFERFKAQADAKEATGDEETMHMDLDFIRALGHGMTPTAGEGIGIDRLVMMLTNNHSIRDVILFPAMKPEAKLEEAKAEIACKKCGNTNEEELKPAKKGKGFFCKDAAACNKRAQEKKA from the coding sequence TTGATATTTGACAACCAATATATTCAGGAACGAATCAAAAAAACAGAAAAACTCAGAGAAGAGGGAATCAACCCCTATCCGGCCAATACTGTAAAAGGCATGCCCTCTTCAGATTTTTTTGAGCACTATGCCTATGTAAAAGAACAAACGGCAGACGAGAAAAAAGATGAACAGCAGATTGTTACATTGACCGGACGTATCAAATTCATACGCATCATGGGGAAAGCCGCTTTTGCCAAGATAGAAGATTCTGACGGCCTTGTACAGATCTACTACAACCGAGACGACCTTCCCGAAGGCTACTACAACACTGTAGCGAAGAAACTTTTCGAAGTGGGTGATATTATTGAGGCGACAGGCTATCCTTTCGTAACACAGACAGGCGAGCTTACATTGCACTGCAGGGATCTCAAGATTGTCTCCAAGGCCATTATGCCGCTTCCGGAAAAGTTCCACGGCCTGACCGACCATGAGATCCGCTACCGACAGCGTTACCTTGACATGATCATGAACCCGGAGGTCAAAGAGACTTTCATCATGCGTTCCAGGATCGTTTCACTCATCAGACGCTTCTTTGAAGATCACAGCTTCCTCGAAGTCGAAACACCGATGATGCACCCCATCCCCGGCGGTGCAAATGCCAAACCCTTTGTGACCCATCACAATGCACTGGGAGTGGACAGATACCTGCGTATCGCTCCGGAACTCTACCTCAAACGTTTGACGGTAGGAGGGATGGAAGCGGTTTTCGAGATCAACCGAAACTTCCGTAACGAGGGAATGGACCAGACACACAACCCGGAATTCACCTCCATCGAGTTCTACTGGGCCTACCACAACTACCTTGACCTGATGCAACTGACCGAAGAGCTTTTCGAGTACATTTTTGCCCAGCTTCAGATGGACAAGACCATCACCTACGGCGAGTATGAGATCGACTGTTCAACACCTTTTGCCAAAGTACCCTTCGTAGAAGCACTGACCAGCATCGGTGAGGTACCCAAAGAAGTTGCCAACGACAGGGAAAAAGCGATCGCCTACCTTAAAGAGCATGGTGTGGAGGTAAATCCGAACCTTACGCTGGGCTACCTTCAGGCAGAGCTTTTTGACGAGTTCGTCGAAGGCAAGCTGATCAACCCGACCTTCATTACCGACTACCCTATCGATATTTCGCCACTTTCAAGAAGAAGCGATGACAATCCTGACATTGCAGAGCGTTTTGAGCTTTTCATGGCAGGTAAAGAGATCGCCAACGGATTCAACGAGCTCAACGACCCGATCGACCAGTTCGAGCGTTTTAAGGCACAGGCTGATGCCAAAGAGGCGACCGGTGACGAAGAGACTATGCATATGGACCTCGACTTCATAAGGGCACTGGGGCACGGTATGACACCGACTGCCGGAGAGGGTATCGGTATCGACCGTCTTGTCATGATGCTGACCAACAACCACTCCATCCGTGACGTCATCCTCTTCCCGGCCATGAAGCCAGAAGCAAAACTTGAAGAGGCCAAAGCGGAGATCGCCTGCAAAAAGTGCGGTAACACCAATGAAGAGGAGCTCAAACCTGCCAAAAAAGGCAAAGGGTTCTTCTGTAAAGATGCAGCGGCCTGCAACAAGAGAGCACAGGAGAAGAAAGCCTGA
- a CDS encoding rhodanese-like domain-containing protein yields MQELLEKNHVSSAELETLLKAREEGKVDFLLIDVREDMEYNMGHIKGVDMLRPTSTFQQWAQEIFDSYKDKTIIFTCRTDNRSGQVQQVFAQNGHSKTLNHIGGIVSYRGEIEK; encoded by the coding sequence ATGCAAGAACTTCTTGAGAAAAACCATGTCAGTTCCGCAGAACTGGAAACACTGTTGAAGGCCAGAGAAGAAGGTAAAGTCGATTTTCTGCTTATCGATGTACGGGAAGATATGGAGTACAACATGGGCCACATCAAAGGTGTGGATATGTTAAGGCCAACATCCACGTTCCAGCAGTGGGCCCAGGAAATTTTTGATTCATACAAAGACAAAACTATCATATTTACCTGTCGGACGGACAACAGAAGCGGACAGGTGCAGCAGGTCTTCGCCCAGAACGGACACAGTAAAACATTGAACCACATCGGCGGGATCGTATCGTATCGCGGTGAAATAGAAAAATAA
- a CDS encoding cation:proton antiporter, translating into MSSVIIPIMQAHDFFLILLLILVGARIFAELFGRIGLPPVLGELAAGLFLGPSILGWVSLNDTIKMLAEIGIILLLFDVGLETDLRRLKESGWSATLVAIGGFVVPLLLGAALSFYLFDLNLITSLFIGGTITATSIGITVRVLKDLKKNQSKEGEIILGAAVLDDVFGVVLLAILYDFSQSGEVNLLDTGRVLLFITAFFIIAPVAAKLMAVVIQKYDTRTNYPGLIPTAIISLVLFFAWMAHQMGAPEIIGGFAAGLALSRRFFLPFGAMIGEDRHFADKIEKQIRPIVLLFTPIFFVTVGLSINLQKIDWSESHIWFFGGTILLVSVIGKMLFPLLLKSLSVRKRMIIGLSMVPRGEVGLIFAEIGRASGIFENEIYTALIVVIVLTTMLPPLLIKTAYEKI; encoded by the coding sequence ATGAGTTCTGTTATAATACCCATTATGCAGGCACATGACTTTTTTCTCATTCTATTGTTGATACTGGTAGGCGCGCGCATTTTTGCAGAACTCTTTGGGCGTATCGGTCTTCCGCCCGTACTGGGCGAACTGGCTGCCGGTCTGTTTCTGGGACCGAGCATTCTGGGCTGGGTAAGCCTGAATGACACCATCAAGATGCTTGCCGAGATAGGGATCATACTGCTGCTCTTCGATGTAGGATTGGAGACAGACCTTCGTAGGCTCAAGGAGAGCGGATGGAGCGCTACGCTTGTGGCGATAGGCGGTTTTGTTGTTCCTCTGTTGCTGGGTGCGGCACTCTCTTTTTATCTTTTCGATCTCAATCTGATCACATCTCTTTTCATAGGGGGAACGATCACGGCTACGAGTATCGGTATCACTGTGCGTGTGCTCAAAGACTTGAAAAAGAATCAGAGCAAAGAGGGTGAGATCATACTGGGTGCTGCAGTCCTCGATGATGTTTTCGGTGTGGTCCTGCTTGCGATCCTTTATGACTTTTCTCAAAGCGGTGAAGTGAACCTGCTCGATACCGGGCGGGTCCTTCTCTTTATCACAGCCTTTTTCATCATTGCACCTGTGGCTGCGAAACTTATGGCGGTAGTGATACAGAAATATGATACCCGGACGAATTACCCCGGGCTTATCCCCACGGCGATCATCTCCCTGGTACTCTTTTTTGCCTGGATGGCACATCAGATGGGCGCACCGGAGATCATAGGCGGATTCGCCGCCGGACTCGCACTCTCAAGACGTTTTTTTCTTCCTTTTGGTGCCATGATAGGTGAGGACAGGCATTTTGCCGACAAAATAGAGAAGCAGATTCGTCCCATCGTGCTGCTTTTCACTCCGATCTTCTTTGTAACGGTAGGGCTCTCCATCAACCTGCAGAAGATCGATTGGAGTGAATCGCATATCTGGTTTTTCGGCGGAACGATCCTGCTTGTTTCTGTCATAGGGAAGATGCTGTTTCCTCTGTTGCTGAAAAGTCTGAGCGTTAGAAAGAGGATGATCATCGGCCTCTCCATGGTGCCACGCGGTGAAGTAGGGTTGATCTTTGCAGAGATAGGCCGTGCCAGCGGGATCTTTGAGAATGAGATATATACGGCGCTCATCGTGGTAATCGTGTTGACCACGATGCTGCCGCCACTGCTGATCAAAACAGCCTATGAGAAAATATAG
- the gatC gene encoding Asp-tRNA(Asn)/Glu-tRNA(Gln) amidotransferase subunit GatC, translating into MQIDNTVLEKLEKLSHLRIDTSKKEEVMGQLSEILGYIENLNELDTEHLDAAFSTLQGGTPLREDTPREENGIAKEILSRAPQSKDDFFIVPAIIE; encoded by the coding sequence GTGCAGATAGACAACACTGTTTTGGAAAAACTCGAAAAACTCTCCCATCTTCGTATCGATACGTCCAAAAAAGAGGAAGTGATGGGCCAGTTGAGCGAGATTCTCGGCTACATCGAAAACCTTAACGAACTCGATACGGAACATCTCGATGCAGCATTTTCAACCCTTCAGGGAGGGACACCCTTGCGAGAAGATACCCCCAGGGAAGAAAACGGGATAGCAAAAGAGATCCTTTCGCGTGCACCCCAAAGCAAAGATGATTTTTTCATCGTACCTGCGATCATAGAATAG
- the mltB gene encoding lytic murein transglycosylase B: protein MKRIVIAVFAVLLFSSTVWSKDYTKKREVRVFIGRMVKHYHFNRSYLNNLFSHVKFQRRALAIYVPQYRKKWKSPKRRKKQGSWDRYEEIFLKSSKTDLGIEYMHKYRKTFLRAYKKYGVQPEYIAAIIGIESHFGKNTGKFPVLDTLTTLAFEKNRRQRFYRSELKEFLLMTRREKVNPQNVKGSFAGAIGLGQFMPSNYRTFVVDFNKDGKKRMNSPEDAIGSVAYYFKSHGWRRGQPVAVRVSYPGKRFTGKRTGYKYKYSRASLKNISPKWNFDYHGKVHLIRLKRYGFDELWYGAHNFYVITRYNHSNYYAMAVYQLAEKLKKGYRKKYGNYLR, encoded by the coding sequence ATGAAACGAATAGTTATAGCAGTGTTTGCCGTTCTTTTGTTCAGCTCCACGGTCTGGTCCAAGGATTACACGAAAAAACGTGAAGTCCGTGTCTTCATAGGCAGGATGGTCAAACATTATCACTTCAACCGAAGCTATCTGAACAATCTTTTTTCCCATGTGAAGTTCCAGAGAAGGGCGCTTGCCATCTATGTGCCGCAATACAGAAAGAAGTGGAAATCGCCCAAAAGAAGAAAGAAGCAGGGCTCGTGGGACCGCTATGAAGAGATATTTCTTAAATCTTCCAAGACCGATCTGGGCATAGAATATATGCATAAATACAGAAAAACCTTTCTGCGGGCCTATAAAAAATACGGAGTACAGCCCGAATATATTGCTGCGATCATCGGTATAGAGAGCCATTTTGGAAAAAATACGGGTAAATTCCCTGTGCTGGATACCCTGACGACACTGGCATTTGAAAAGAACAGACGGCAGAGGTTCTACCGTTCCGAACTCAAAGAGTTCCTTCTGATGACACGCAGGGAAAAGGTCAACCCGCAAAATGTCAAAGGCTCTTTTGCCGGCGCGATCGGGCTGGGACAGTTTATGCCGAGTAATTACAGGACCTTTGTTGTCGACTTCAACAAAGATGGCAAAAAAAGAATGAACAGTCCTGAAGATGCCATAGGAAGTGTCGCCTACTACTTTAAAAGTCACGGATGGCGAAGAGGGCAGCCGGTTGCCGTAAGGGTTTCTTACCCCGGAAAACGTTTTACAGGGAAAAGGACAGGGTACAAATACAAATATTCCCGTGCCTCACTTAAAAACATATCTCCCAAATGGAATTTCGATTATCATGGCAAGGTACATTTGATCAGGCTGAAACGGTATGGTTTTGATGAGCTTTGGTACGGTGCGCACAACTTCTATGTGATCACACGATATAACCACAGTAACTATTATGCAATGGCGGTCTACCAGCTGGCGGAAAAATTAAAAAAGGGATATAGGAAGAAGTACGGAAACTATCTCAGGTAA
- a CDS encoding arsenate reductase family protein: protein MIKIYGIKNCDSVRKARKFFKSHGIPHEFIDFRETPVTAETIDSWLQYSDINTLFNTRGTTYRTLKLKEKNLSDDEKCQWLAKENMLIKRPVVTFEKHVIIGYNESQYQNLLSKHT from the coding sequence ATGATCAAAATTTACGGTATCAAAAACTGTGACAGTGTCCGAAAAGCACGCAAGTTTTTCAAGTCACACGGCATTCCTCATGAATTCATCGATTTTCGTGAGACACCTGTCACAGCGGAGACCATCGACAGCTGGCTTCAATACTCTGATATCAATACACTGTTCAATACACGGGGTACGACCTACAGAACCCTCAAACTTAAAGAAAAGAACCTTTCTGACGATGAGAAATGCCAGTGGCTGGCCAAAGAGAATATGCTCATTAAAAGACCGGTCGTTACATTTGAAAAGCATGTTATAATCGGGTATAATGAGTCACAGTATCAAAATTTACTATCAAAGCACACATAA